In Candidatus Polarisedimenticolia bacterium, the DNA window CAGGATCGCCCGCTCTTCGGCATTTCCCTTGATGGCCGCCTGGATCTTCTCGGCGACGTTCATCCGGACGATCCGCAGGAAGACCGGCGTCCGGCGCAGCGCCTCTTCGGCCGCCTGCTCCTCCGGCGTGAGCGGGATCTCGAGAACCGGGGCCGGCGTCTCCTCGACGAGCGCCTCGGGCGGCGGCAGCGGCACGTCGCCGGCCGGCTCCTCGGTGGGCGCGGGCGCGACGCGGGCCTGGAAGGCGATCTCCTCGTGGCCGACGACGTGCTCCTCCAGCTCCGTGAGGCGGCGCCGGGCGGGGCGCGACAGGGCCTGATTGGCTTTCAAGATTGCCGCGATCGCCGGATTCCTCGCCAGCCGGGACTCGTTGCCGATGATCTGATCCAGGACGGAGGCTTCGGAGACCCCCGCGAGATGGAGCAGCGCCTCGTCGCTCAGCGAAGGATTCGTGACGAGGCTCGCCAGGAGCGTCGGCGAGGTCCCGGGTCGGCGCGCGAAGTGCTCGAGGACGGCGCCGTCGGTGGCCGGGTCGCCGAGAATCGCGGCGAGCGCGTCCGCGGGCCAAACGGAAAGCGAGCGCTGCGCCTCGGCGGAGACCTCGGGGTCGCTGTCGGCCGACAGGCGGACCTGGGCCAGGATAGTCTCCTGTCTTCCCAGCGGCAGGGCGCCGCGCGCCGCCGCCAGCCGGGCGGCCTTGGGCGCCGCCGGATCGAGGACCCTCGCGAGGAGAGAGGCGTGGTCGGTTGCGGGGGCCGGCGACATCAGCGCTCCGGGGTGTTGGGAGGGCAGAGCTCGGCCGCCCGTTCCCGATCGAAGAGGAAATTATCGAGCGCGGCGCCGCGCTCGCCCAGCGGAAGGCAGTCGTTGCCGTTGATCCGCATCGTGATCGCGCCGGCGTCGGCGCTGCTCAGGCGGATCTCCTTGCGGCAGGTGAGGCGCACCGTGTCGCCCGCCGCAATCTCCCGGTTGAGGCGCTCCGTGCCGTCGCAGGCGAGCGCGACCCAAGTCGGCTCGGACACCGACAGCGACAGTCCCAGATCGGCGACGCGCCACGCGGTTTCCCTCGAGGCAGGGGCGCCTGGCGCGGCCGCGGCGGAGTCCGGGGTCTCGGGGCGCGGGGCCGGCTCAGGGTTCGCCAGGACCGGCGGCTGGGCGGCGGCGTCGAAGGGGAGGGTCTCCTTGTTCTCCGCGGACGCCGGAGACGAGATCGGGTCTCCGCCCACCTGCGCCTTGGCGGAGCGTTTCGGAAGCGAGCCGGCCGGCCGCGTCTCGATCGAGGGGCCGCGGAAGGCGATCAGCCAGACGCCGCCGGCGGCCGCCAGCGAGATCGCGGCGAGGCTGCCCGCCCAGGCCCAGTGCCGGGGGGAGACCTGCCGCCGGCGCGGCGCCGCGGGAGCGGGCTTTGCGGCGGGGATCTCCGGGACCGCTTCGATGTCGGCGCCGACGTAGCGGGGACGGATGGGCTGAGGGTTCTGCTGGACTCCGAGGTCGAAGAGATAGGAGGTGATCAGCGCCTCGGCGTCGAGCCCGATGAACTTGGCGTAGGCGCGGATGAAGCCTTTGTTGAAAACGCCTCCCGGGAGCTGGTCGAAGCGGTTCCCCTCCAGAGCCTCCAGGTAGCGCAGCCCGATCTTCGTGGCTTCGCAGACCTCACGCAAGGAGATCTTCCGGAGCTCTCTCTCCCGTTTCAGGGTCTCGCCGAAAGTCGCCATGGAAGCCGATCCAACGCGGGCCCGAGCCACAACCGGCGCGGGTGAGGACTCTGGGAGAAGGCCCGCATTCTAGGAAACCACTCCATTTCTGTCAACGGCGGCGCGGCGGCTCTGGAGGAGCTGTCTCGCCGTGGCCCGCACGAGACGCGGCACGACGGCCGAGGAGGCGATTTCCGCCAGCTCCCCGGGGGAAATCCATTCGAGAAATCTCAGGGAAACACCCGGCGGGGTCCTGGGATGCCGCAGGAGGGATATCCTCACCGCGTGGCGATCCCGCCAGCGCGGGTGGCTTCCCACGGCCGCCAGCACCGGCGCCGGCGCGCGCTCCTCCGAGCAGAGGGCGACCACTTCGTCCTCGACGAGGCGGGGATTGCCGAGCAACGCCGTGATCACCTCCTGATGAGCATCTCCGCGCAGCAGGGAGATGATCCCGGGGCCGGCCAGCCGGGCCAGCGCGATCCTCTCCCCCAGCGCCATCTCCTCGACCTTGCTCTTGAGGACCGTTTCCGCCTTCTTTTTCACGGGAGGAGGGGAGAAAGGGTCCTCGGCGACCTTCACCAGGTCCTTCCAGCGCAGAAAGTGGACCAAGTTGAGCTTCAGCGCCAGGGGGGAGTTTCGATGGACGACGATGTCGCGCTGGATTTCATATCGGGAGAGCCACTGCTTGTGGGCGGCGATCTTCTGAATCAGGCTGGACGGAAGCGACGGGTTCGAGAGGACGGGGAGGACGTGCTCTTCGCCGAAAAGGGGATTCTGCAGAGCTCCTTCGAGGTACCGGACGCCGGCGGCGGCGATCCGGAACCTGAGCTCCGCCGCGCCGGCCGCTTTCCCTGCCTGGAACTCCCCGTTCGATTTCGTATCCGAAATCATCCGGCCACCCGCGAGACGCAAGCGTCCAGCGGTCGAATATAGTGCCGGGGGAGGGGAAAGCAAGAGGAAGCTGTGGAGATCAGGGGAGTTAGCGAAGTATATAACCCGTTTTGACCTGACGGCTGGAAGTCAGCCGCAGGGCAAACGGGTGGCCGGTTTGGACCCGACGGCTGAGAACCTGCCGCGGGTCAACCCGGCCGAGGGTCGAAACGGGTCTTGCTGGCGGACCGGGGTCTTGGGTTTCCGAAGCGCTCGTTCGAGAGGCTTCCTAGAAGCGGTACCTCAGAAGGAAGCTCAGGATGTGGTTCGAATAGTCCTCGAAGTCCAGGCCGAGGTAAACGGCCTCCCGGGAGCCGGGATCGTTCCCCGGATCGCCCATGTAGGCCCGGTTGAAATCGGAAGCGAAGTTGCGCTCGTGCCATTTCTCATACCAGTAGCGGAACGCGAAGTCGAGGTTCTCCCGCAAGGCGCAAGTCAGGCCGGTCTGAGCGATGGCGAGCGTCGTCTTGACTCGCGGGAACTCGGTCAGCGTCGTGTCGCCGGAAGCCGCCCCTCCGGGAACGAAGTGAGTCTCGATCTCGCCCGTTCCCTTCGACCAGGTGTACGCCCCATCCAGGCGCCAGCGGCGGTCCTTCGTCAGATCGAAGTTGAAGCCGGCGTTGGCGGTGTCGTAGCGATCCTTGGAGTCGCTTCCCCAGTCGTCCAGCGGGTTGTCGGTGCCGATGCCGCCCGACACGTTGCGATAACGGCTGGCCATCCGGTACTCGCGGTCCTCCCAGGTGTAATCGGCGTAGAGGTTCCACCGGTCGCTCGGCGTGAATCTTCCGCCCACGGCGTACGTGGTGATCTTGTCGTCGATCCGGCCCGCCAGCAGGAGCACGTAGGTCTCGTCGATCGTGTCGAAGTTCCGATCCTCCGTGACGGTGAACGACTCCCCGATCTTCTTGCCGGTGTTCGGATCGAGATAATCGTCGCGGGCGAGGGTGGCCTCTGAGAAGAGCGTGAGCTTCGGACCCGGGGAGAACTCGGCCGTGAGCGTCGCCATGTCCCGGTCCCGATCGGTCCAGAGGTATTTCCGCTCCCCTTCGTTGGCGGCGGCGATGTTCGCCTCGCCGATCGGAAACGACTCCTCGAAATACTCGGCGTCGTACTCGTCGGCGCGCCGCTCCTGGTGGCGGCCCCACACGCGCAGCGTCAGGGAATCGGACAGGTCGAAGTCGAGGGCCAGCTTGAAGGAGTCCTCGTCCGAATCGGTCACGGCGGCGACGTTCCGCTCGAGGCCCTCCCGATCGAAAGCCGCCGTCACGCCGAGCCAGGCGAGGGGCTGGAAGCCGGCCGAGGCGCCCAGGTTGGTCTTTTCGTAGGAGTAGGGAAGGCTCCGCCGCTGGATCGGGTTGGTGGTGGCGCCGCAGGCGTTGGCGTTGCCGCACAGCGGAATCTGGTAATCGGTCATCACGTAATCGGTGAACACCAGGCTCGGGGTCTGGTTGTCGAAGTGGTAATCGCGGAACCAGGCGCTGTACCGGAGCCACGAAAGGGGCCTTG includes these proteins:
- a CDS encoding RodZ domain-containing protein, with product MATFGETLKRERELRKISLREVCEATKIGLRYLEALEGNRFDQLPGGVFNKGFIRAYAKFIGLDAEALITSYLFDLGVQQNPQPIRPRYVGADIEAVPEIPAAKPAPAAPRRRQVSPRHWAWAGSLAAISLAAAGGVWLIAFRGPSIETRPAGSLPKRSAKAQVGGDPISSPASAENKETLPFDAAAQPPVLANPEPAPRPETPDSAAAAPGAPASRETAWRVADLGLSLSVSEPTWVALACDGTERLNREIAAGDTVRLTCRKEIRLSSADAGAITMRINGNDCLPLGERGAALDNFLFDRERAAELCPPNTPER
- a CDS encoding MtrB/PioB family outer membrane beta-barrel protein produces the protein MKISTHAKVTLLVLLVLALPSAAAEETKKITDSSIEGEILAGPQWYVREDPNDSAKFLEYRDVPNGFVLERLLFSWERGGGRYLDLAARDVGQLDQRVWLDLGKQDVWKFRFAWAENPRRWTDHANQLFTHHDHGVFMLEDAFQAAVQAAPASADTTPADGEWDAGTKGALIKSAVQTSAPDVSVGWQRETASIGAEFTPTRHWTFSVDAQRERRTGTAPQSLGMYFALSPAEVAAPLDFRTDDARVGAEYASRHFNVGARAIFSEFETGTDRILWDDQLFLTDVAVNATTANPGRMQMSPWSDNRLFKWEVYGGADFAGHSRVSATFSRNTTTQDDPFLPKTVNTLLIGSTAPLPASSLDGKHEISFGSVSLSSRPLSWLRYSAWFRDYHFDNQTPSLVFTDYVMTDYQIPLCGNANACGATTNPIQRRSLPYSYEKTNLGASAGFQPLAWLGVTAAFDREGLERNVAAVTDSDEDSFKLALDFDLSDSLTLRVWGRHQERRADEYDAEYFEESFPIGEANIAAANEGERKYLWTDRDRDMATLTAEFSPGPKLTLFSEATLARDDYLDPNTGKKIGESFTVTEDRNFDTIDETYVLLLAGRIDDKITTYAVGGRFTPSDRWNLYADYTWEDREYRMASRYRNVSGGIGTDNPLDDWGSDSKDRYDTANAGFNFDLTKDRRWRLDGAYTWSKGTGEIETHFVPGGAASGDTTLTEFPRVKTTLAIAQTGLTCALRENLDFAFRYWYEKWHERNFASDFNRAYMGDPGNDPGSREAVYLGLDFEDYSNHILSFLLRYRF